Genomic window (Selenomonadales bacterium):
AAGAAAGTTACAAAGAAACTGCATCGCTCTTGAAAAAGGACTACTACCTACTGTCATCACTCAATTCCTTTTTCATGCGGTCGTATCCAAGAGCCATAGGCGATTGGCGAATACGAGCCATGCAACAGCGACCCAAGAATCGAGCCGAAAAGGCGAAGATGATTGGTTAGTCGCGAACTGTTAAGGCGATGGTTGTGCCAATGGAAGTTGTAACATAGTTGAGGGGAGAACGGATTGATGATTGCGGATGCAATCATCAATATACTCTTACCTGTCCTATCCCCTTAGCAGTAAGCTATCATCTGCGTCCCGCGCTTTTTGAAGCGGTCGAGTTCGTTATAGCGTAAGCTATAGTCCGCTTCAACAGCGCGTGCCTTTTTTGTTACTTTTTGGGGCAAGCCAAAAAGTAAACAAGAAGGAAATAGCTATCTGTTATGCTAAGAAAGTACTTGCGATTTCTATACGCAGAAAAAAACAAAAAAGAGCCCCTTTTGCAAGGAGCCCTCCCTCATACCCTCACCAGGAGAGTATCTCATATCCGTCTTCGGTGATAAGCACCATGACTTCCCATTGCGCGGACGGTTTACCGTCTTCTGTGTAGACGGTCCAGCCGTTTTCTTCGTCGATGAATACGTCGCGTTTACCCATGTTGATCATTGGTTCGATGGTGAAGATCATACCGGGTACCATGAGCATTTCTTCGCCGCGTTTGGTGACGTGGCTGACGAACGGTTCTTCATGGAAGTGGATACCGACACCGTGTCCGCCGAGTTCTTCTACGACGGTATAGCCGTGTGCTTTGGCATAATCGTTGACTGCCTGTCCCATGTCGCCGAGGAAGCCCCACGGTTTGACTTCTTTGAGGCCTGCTTCGATGGCGTTTTTCGTTTCACGGACGAGTGTCGCTTTTTCTTCGCTGACGTTTCCGATGCAGAACATTCTCGACGAGTCGGAGTAGTATCCGTTATAGATGGTCGATACGTCTACGTTGACGATGTCGCCGTCTTTTAAGACGTCTTTTTCAGACGGGATACCGTGACAGACTTGTTCGTTGATGGAGGTGCAGACACTTTTGGGGAATCCTTCATAGCCGAGCGGCGCAGGGATACCGCCGAGTTCGCGTGTTTTGCTGTCAACGAGCTGATTGATTTCTTCTGTCGTCATGCCTTCACGGATGTTTTCTGCTACGTAGTCGAGTACGGCTACGTTTATTTTTGCACTTTCGCGGATCGCTTCGATCTGCGCTTTGTTTTTGATGATAGAGTGGTCGGGAACGATATGGCCTTGACGTTTGTAGTCTTGGATTCGTTCGTCAAAGTCGGCATGGCAATTTTTATATTTTTTGCCGCTGCCGCACCAGCAGGCATCATTTCTGCCTAACTTCATTGTATTACTTCCCTTCGTTTGCTTTTACGCTTGTTTGAGCAGGTCTTTTGCCGCGATGGTGACGAGCTCACCATTCTTGTCGAGATAGACGACACGATTGATGCGCGCGTTGGCGATCATGCGGCGGCAGATAAGACACGGCTCGCCCGAAGCGAGTGTGCCGTCTGCATTTTGGCCTGCTACATAGATAGTTCCGCCCACCATCTTGACAGGATCGCCGTTGATAACAGCATTCTGTTCGGCGTGGACAGCTTCGCACAGCTCATAGCGCTGTCCTTTCGGCACGGCGAGCGCGTCGCGTTTACAGTAACCGATGTCACAGCAGTTGCTGATGCCGCAAGGCGCACCGTTGTAGCCTGTGCTGATGATGATATTGTTGTTCGTGATGACAGCACCATATGTACGTCTAAGACACGTTGCACGTTTGGAGATGGCTTGTGCGATATTGATGAAATATTCATCCCAAGAAGGACGCTTTGTCATGTCCGTTCCTCCTTTTTACAGCGTACCGAAGATACGGTCGCCTGCGTCACCGAGGCCGGGGACGATATATCCTTTTTCGTTCAGCTTTTCATCGAGTGCCGCAAGATAGATAGGCACTTCGGGGTGTGCTTTCTGTACGGCTTCGACACCGACAGGTGCCGCGACCAAGCAGACGAGGCGGAGATTTTTCGCACCGCGTTCTTTCAGCTTGGTAAGTGCCGCGATCGCACTGCCGCCCGTTGCGAGCATCGGGTCGACGACGATGACGTTGCGTTTATCGAGTTCGTTCGGAACTTTAGCATAGTATTCGATCGGTTCGAGCGTTTCTTCATTGCGCGAAAGTCCGATATGGCCGACTTTTGCCGACGGAAGAAGCTGCAAAAAGCCGTCTACCATGCCGATGCCTGCACGCAGGATCGGTACGAGGACAAGCTTGCGGCCCGACAGTTTTTTGCATGTGCAAGTCGCAACAGGTGTTTTGACTTCGATCTCTTCGGTCGGAAGGTCGCGTGTTGCTTCGTAGCCGAGAAGCATGGTAACTTCTTTCAATACTTCGCGGAATTCGCGCGTGCCTGTACGTTCGTCACGAAGAATGGACAGTTTATGCTCAAGGAGCGGATGAGAGCTGACATATACGTTTTGTGCCATAGTCTGTTCCTCCTTATGCGTAGAGTGGATATTTCTTACAAAGTGCGGCAACGCGTGCGCGAAGTGCATCTTTGATCTCTTCATTGTCAGGATTGTTGAGTGCATCGGCGATAATGTTGCCGACTTCTTTCATGTCTTCCGCGTTGAATCCGCGCGACGAAAGTGCCGCAGTACCAAGACGGATACCGCTCGTTACGAACGGGCTGGTCGGGTCGAACGGAATGGCGTTTTTGTTAGCGGTGACACCGATATCGTCGAGAAGATGTTCGGCGACTTTGCCTGTGAGGTTCTGCGGACGTACGTCAACAAGCATGAGATGGTTGTCCGTACCGCCCGATATGATGGTAAAGCCTCTTTCCTGAAGCGTTTCGGCAAGCGTGCGTGCGTTGTCGATGATGCGCTGTTGGTATTCTTTGAATTCGGGCGACAGTGCTTCTTTGAATGCCGCTGCTTTTGCCGCGATGACGTGCATCAAAGGACCGCCCTGCATGCCGGGGAATATGCCTTTGTCGATAGCCGCCGCATATTTTTGTTTGCAAAGGATGATACCGCCGCGCGGACCGCGGAGTGTTTTGTGCGTGGTAGTGGTGACGATGTCTGCGTACGGTACGGGGCTCGGATGGAGGCCTGCCGCAACGAGGCCTGCGATGTGTGCCATATCTACCATGAAGATAGCACCTGCTTCGCGCGCGATCTCGCCGAGACGTTCAAAGTCGATGATGCGCGGATATGCGCTGGCACCTGCGATGATAAGTTTCGGTTTGTGTTCAAGAGCAAGACGGC
Coding sequences:
- a CDS encoding methionyl aminopeptidase, with the translated sequence MKLGRNDACWCGSGKKYKNCHADFDERIQDYKRQGHIVPDHSIIKNKAQIEAIRESAKINVAVLDYVAENIREGMTTEEINQLVDSKTRELGGIPAPLGYEGFPKSVCTSINEQVCHGIPSEKDVLKDGDIVNVDVSTIYNGYYSDSSRMFCIGNVSEEKATLVRETKNAIEAGLKEVKPWGFLGDMGQAVNDYAKAHGYTVVEELGGHGVGIHFHEEPFVSHVTKRGEEMLMVPGMIFTIEPMINMGKRDVFIDEENGWTVYTEDGKPSAQWEVMVLITEDGYEILSW
- a CDS encoding cytidine deaminase, encoding MTKRPSWDEYFINIAQAISKRATCLRRTYGAVITNNNIIISTGYNGAPCGISNCCDIGYCKRDALAVPKGQRYELCEAVHAEQNAVINGDPVKMVGGTIYVAGQNADGTLASGEPCLICRRMIANARINRVVYLDKNGELVTIAAKDLLKQA
- the upp gene encoding uracil phosphoribosyltransferase, producing MAQNVYVSSHPLLEHKLSILRDERTGTREFREVLKEVTMLLGYEATRDLPTEEIEVKTPVATCTCKKLSGRKLVLVPILRAGIGMVDGFLQLLPSAKVGHIGLSRNEETLEPIEYYAKVPNELDKRNVIVVDPMLATGGSAIAALTKLKERGAKNLRLVCLVAAPVGVEAVQKAHPEVPIYLAALDEKLNEKGYIVPGLGDAGDRIFGTL
- a CDS encoding serine hydroxymethyltransferase — protein: MYLMKQDPELALAIQAEKERQQNKLELIASENFVSEAVMEAQGSVLTNKYAEGYPGKRYYGGCECVDVVEQLAIARAKELFGAEHANVQPHSGAQANTAVYLALLEHGDTILGMNLAHGGHLTHGSPVNFSGKFFNIVPYGVDEQTFRIDYDEVRRLALEHKPKLIIAGASAYPRIIDFERLGEIAREAGAIFMVDMAHIAGLVAAGLHPSPVPYADIVTTTTHKTLRGPRGGIILCKQKYAAAIDKGIFPGMQGGPLMHVIAAKAAAFKEALSPEFKEYQQRIIDNARTLAETLQERGFTIISGGTDNHLMLVDVRPQNLTGKVAEHLLDDIGVTANKNAIPFDPTSPFVTSGIRLGTAALSSRGFNAEDMKEVGNIIADALNNPDNEEIKDALRARVAALCKKYPLYA